A region of Acinetobacter sp. WCHA45 DNA encodes the following proteins:
- the cutA gene encoding divalent-cation tolerance protein CutA produces the protein MPVSALICFCTCPDADSAERIATALVAERLAACVNLLPGLRSVYRWQRKVEAAAEVLLLVKTSAEAYPALQERLRQLHPYELPELLAVEAASGLPEYLQWLAAESRPVN, from the coding sequence ATGCCGGTGAGCGCCCTGATCTGCTTCTGCACCTGTCCCGACGCCGACAGCGCCGAGCGCATCGCCACCGCGCTGGTGGCCGAGCGCCTGGCCGCCTGCGTCAACCTCCTGCCCGGCCTGCGTTCGGTCTATCGCTGGCAACGCAAGGTCGAGGCCGCGGCCGAGGTCCTGCTGCTGGTCAAGACCAGTGCCGAGGCCTACCCCGCCCTGCAGGAACGCCTGCGCCAACTGCATCCCTACGAACTCCCGGAGCTGCTCGCGGTCGAAGCCGCGTCCGGCCTGCCCGAATACCTGCAATGGCTGGCCGCCGAGAGCCGACCGGTAAACTGA
- a CDS encoding phosphoribosylanthranilate isomerase codes for MPAKIKICGISTPEALDATIAARADYAGLVFYPASPRAVTSNVAGALTSRAAGQIAMVGLFVDADDAVIADALVAAKLNALQLHGSESPERVAQLRARFGKPVWKALPVASASDVARAAAYAGAADLILFDAKTPKGALPGGMGLAFDWSLLAGYRGALPWGLAGGLNPTNVAEAIARTGAPLVDTSSGVESAPGVKDTDKITNFAFAVRLA; via the coding sequence ATGCCCGCGAAAATCAAGATTTGCGGGATCAGCACACCCGAGGCGCTCGATGCGACCATCGCGGCGCGGGCGGACTATGCCGGGTTGGTGTTCTATCCAGCGTCGCCCCGTGCGGTTACGTCGAATGTCGCGGGCGCTTTGACATCGCGCGCAGCTGGCCAGATCGCCATGGTCGGTTTGTTCGTCGATGCGGATGATGCTGTCATCGCCGACGCACTGGTGGCAGCCAAGCTGAACGCGCTGCAGCTGCACGGTTCGGAATCGCCCGAACGCGTGGCCCAGTTGCGCGCGCGGTTTGGCAAGCCGGTGTGGAAGGCGCTGCCCGTCGCCAGCGCCAGCGATGTCGCACGCGCCGCAGCCTATGCCGGGGCGGCGGACTTGATCTTGTTCGACGCCAAGACCCCCAAAGGCGCGCTGCCCGGCGGCATGGGGTTGGCGTTCGACTGGTCGCTGCTGGCCGGATATCGCGGTGCCTTGCCGTGGGGGCTGGCAGGCGGGCTAAATCCGACGAATGTTGCCGAGGCGATTGCGCGCACCGGAGCGCCGCTGGTCGATACCTCCAGCGGCGTCGAAAGCGCGCCGGGCGTCAAGGATACCGACAAGATTACCAATTTCGCCTTTGCGGTGCGCTTGGCCTAA
- the ble gene encoding bleomycin binding protein Ble-MBL, with protein MADHVTPNLPSRDFDVTEAFYAKLGFATSWKDRGWMILQRGGLQLEFFPYPDLDPATSSFGCCLRLDDLDAMVALVNAAGAEEKSTGWPRFKAPQLEASGLRIGYLIDPDCTLVRLIQNPD; from the coding sequence ATGGCTGACCACGTCACCCCCAATCTGCCATCGCGCGATTTCGATGTGACAGAGGCGTTTTATGCGAAGCTGGGCTTTGCGACGAGTTGGAAGGATCGCGGCTGGATGATCCTGCAGCGCGGCGGTTTGCAGCTCGAATTCTTCCCCTATCCTGACCTCGACCCAGCTACGAGCTCGTTCGGCTGTTGCCTGCGGTTGGATGATCTCGATGCCATGGTGGCATTGGTGAACGCGGCGGGAGCCGAGGAAAAAAGCACCGGCTGGCCGCGCTTCAAAGCTCCGCAACTGGAGGCGAGCGGCCTGAGGATCGGCTACCTGATCGATCCCGACTGCACGCTGGTGCGGCTGATCCAGAACCCCGACTGA
- a CDS encoding subclass B1 metallo-beta-lactamase NDM-1, whose translation MELPNIMHPVAKLSTALAAALMLSGCMPGEIRPTIGQQMETGDQRFGDLVFRQLAPNVWQHTSYLDMPGFGAVASNGLIVRDGGRVLVVDTAWTDDQTAQILNWIKQEINLPVALAVVTHAHQDKMGGMDALHAAGIATYANALSNQLAPQEGMVAAQHSLTFAANGWVEPATAPNFGPLKVFYPGPGHTSDNITVGIDGTDIAFGGCLIKDSKAKSLGNLGDADTEHYAASARAFGAAFPKASMIVMSHSAPDSRAAITHTARMADKLR comes from the coding sequence ATGGAATTGCCCAATATTATGCACCCGGTCGCGAAGCTGAGCACCGCATTAGCCGCTGCATTGATGCTGAGCGGGTGCATGCCCGGTGAAATCCGCCCGACGATTGGCCAGCAAATGGAAACTGGCGACCAACGGTTTGGCGATCTGGTTTTCCGCCAGCTCGCACCGAATGTCTGGCAGCACACTTCCTATCTCGACATGCCGGGTTTCGGGGCAGTCGCTTCCAACGGTTTGATCGTCAGGGATGGCGGCCGCGTGCTGGTGGTCGATACCGCCTGGACCGATGACCAGACCGCCCAGATCCTCAACTGGATCAAGCAGGAGATCAACCTGCCGGTCGCGCTGGCGGTGGTGACTCACGCGCATCAGGACAAGATGGGCGGTATGGACGCGCTGCATGCGGCGGGGATTGCGACTTATGCCAATGCGTTGTCGAACCAGCTTGCCCCGCAAGAGGGGATGGTTGCGGCGCAACACAGCCTGACTTTCGCCGCCAATGGCTGGGTCGAACCAGCAACCGCGCCCAACTTTGGCCCGCTCAAGGTATTTTACCCCGGCCCCGGCCACACCAGTGACAATATCACCGTTGGGATCGACGGCACCGACATCGCTTTTGGTGGCTGCCTGATCAAGGACAGCAAGGCCAAGTCGCTCGGCAATCTCGGTGATGCCGACACTGAGCACTACGCCGCGTCAGCGCGCGCGTTTGGTGCGGCGTTCCCCAAGGCCAGCATGATCGTGATGAGCCATTCCGCCCCCGATAGCCGCGCCGCAATCACTCATACGGCCCGCATGGCCGACAAGCTGCGCTGA
- a CDS encoding IS30 family transposase has product MLESRKEGFSARKFAELIKRHPSTIYRELKRNSINDVYQARYASDNTFARRRRGHRKLKIDSILWKFIVEAIRCLWSPQQIAKRLKTFPDLDQTMNVSHTTIYSTIRALPKGELKKDLLSCLRHENKKRKANGEPKKDSILQDIKTIHERPAEVQERKIPGHWEADLIKGKDNKSSIATLIERNTRLCILATLPDAKAESVRKALTEALKYLPAELRKTLTYDRGREMSEHKILEEDLGIDVYFCDPHSPWQKGTCENMNGLIRQYLPKGIDLNQADQHYLNQVAMSLNTRPRKALDWLTPLEKFAQLVDYHMAFETVAPHV; this is encoded by the coding sequence ATGCTTGAGTCAAGAAAAGAAGGCTTTTCAGCCAGAAAATTTGCTGAACTCATTAAAAGACATCCTAGTACGATCTATCGTGAGCTTAAAAGAAATAGCATCAATGACGTTTATCAAGCTCGATATGCTTCTGATAACACCTTCGCTAGACGTAGACGTGGTCACAGAAAACTCAAAATCGATTCAATCCTCTGGAAATTTATTGTTGAAGCGATCCGTTGTTTATGGTCTCCTCAGCAAATAGCAAAGCGTTTAAAGACATTTCCTGATTTGGATCAAACAATGAATGTAAGCCATACAACGATTTATTCAACGATACGAGCATTACCAAAGGGTGAGTTGAAAAAAGACTTATTATCCTGTCTACGTCATGAAAATAAAAAGCGAAAAGCTAACGGTGAACCTAAAAAAGATTCTATATTACAGGATATTAAAACTATTCATGAGCGCCCAGCCGAAGTTCAAGAAAGAAAAATACCGGGTCATTGGGAAGCTGATTTAATTAAAGGTAAAGACAATAAAAGTTCGATAGCAACACTTATTGAACGAAATACACGGCTCTGTATCTTGGCAACATTACCTGATGCAAAGGCAGAATCAGTGCGCAAGGCTTTAACTGAAGCTCTGAAATATTTACCTGCAGAACTGCGTAAAACGTTGACCTATGACCGTGGACGTGAGATGTCAGAACATAAAATACTCGAAGAAGATTTAGGCATAGATGTATATTTCTGTGACCCACATTCACCCTGGCAAAAAGGCACATGCGAAAATATGAATGGTTTAATTAGGCAATATTTACCTAAAGGGATTGATTTAAATCAGGCAGATCAGCATTATTTAAATCAAGTTGCCATGTCACTGAATACTCGTCCTAGAAAGGCGTTAGATTGGCTTACACCATTAGAGAAATTTGCTCAGCTTGTTGATTATCATATGGCTTTTGAAACTGTCGCACCTCATGTTTGA
- a CDS encoding BrnA antitoxin family protein — translation MSMVRYSRKELNEKFGEKQDAEIQRLLAKGTVPDDQLDLSDIPEITDWSSAVRQNQFYRPVKQQTSIRLDADVLAWFKAQGKGYQTRMNEILRDAMLKELKNHQ, via the coding sequence ATGAGCATGGTTAGATACTCACGCAAAGAGCTGAATGAGAAATTTGGTGAGAAGCAAGATGCTGAAATTCAACGCTTGCTTGCTAAAGGCACGGTTCCTGATGATCAGCTAGATCTATCAGATATTCCTGAAATTACCGATTGGAGCAGTGCTGTACGCCAAAATCAATTTTACCGCCCAGTGAAGCAACAAACTTCAATTCGGTTAGATGCTGATGTACTTGCTTGGTTCAAAGCACAAGGCAAAGGTTATCAAACACGAATGAATGAAATTTTACGGGATGCTATGCTGAAAGAATTAAAAAATCATCAATAA
- a CDS encoding BrnT family toxin, whose protein sequence is MEQYFEWDEAKNRKNQKKHDISFETASLVFEDPLRISIQDRHTDGEERWQTIGRVKGVLMLLVAHTIFDEDDCEIIRIISARQVTKAERNKYEHG, encoded by the coding sequence ATGGAACAGTATTTTGAATGGGATGAGGCTAAGAATCGAAAGAATCAGAAAAAGCATGATATCTCTTTCGAAACTGCAAGCCTTGTTTTTGAAGATCCATTACGGATCTCAATCCAAGACAGACATACCGATGGTGAAGAACGTTGGCAAACCATTGGACGAGTTAAAGGCGTACTAATGTTATTGGTGGCTCACACCATTTTTGATGAAGATGACTGTGAAATCATACGAATCATTAGTGCAAGGCAAGTGACTAAAGCGGAGCGAAACAAATATGAGCATGGTTAG
- a CDS encoding IS6-like element IS1006 family transposase, protein MNPFHGRHFQGEIILWAVRWYCKYGISYRELQEMLAERGVNVDHTTIYRWVQRYAPEIEKRLRWYWRNPTDLSSWHIDETYVKVNGRWSYLYRAVDQRGDTIDFYLSSRRNTKSAYCFLGKILNNVKKWQIPQVINTDKAPTYGRALSRLKREGKCPPDLEHRQIKYKNNVIECDHGKLKRIIRATLGFKSMKTAYATIKGIEVMRALRKGQASSFYYGQPQGEVCLINRVFGL, encoded by the coding sequence ATGAATCCTTTCCATGGTCGGCATTTTCAGGGCGAAATCATTCTTTGGGCTGTGCGCTGGTATTGTAAATATGGCATTAGCTATCGTGAACTGCAGGAAATGCTGGCCGAACGGGGTGTGAATGTTGATCACACGACTATTTACCGTTGGGTTCAACGTTATGCTCCTGAAATAGAAAAACGTTTACGCTGGTATTGGCGTAATCCTACAGATCTGAGCTCGTGGCATATTGATGAAACCTATGTAAAAGTGAATGGACGATGGTCTTATCTGTATCGTGCAGTCGATCAACGTGGCGATACCATTGATTTTTATCTTTCTTCTAGACGTAATACCAAATCAGCATATTGTTTTCTTGGAAAAATTTTAAATAATGTGAAGAAGTGGCAAATTCCACAAGTGATCAACACGGATAAAGCACCCACATATGGACGTGCTTTATCACGGTTAAAACGGGAAGGTAAATGTCCACCAGACCTTGAGCACAGGCAGATTAAGTATAAAAATAACGTGATTGAATGTGATCATGGCAAGCTAAAGCGGATCATCAGGGCCACATTAGGATTCAAATCTATGAAGACGGCTTATGCCACAATTAAAGGTATTGAAGTCATGCGTGCACTACGTAAAGGACAAGCATCGTCATTTTATTATGGTCAGCCTCAGGGTGAAGTGTGTCTAATCAACAGGGTTTTCGGTCTCTAA
- the sul2 gene encoding sulfonamide-resistant dihydropteroate synthase Sul2, with protein MNKSLIIFGIVNITSDSFSDGGRYLAPDAAIAQARKLMAEGADVIDLGPASSNPDAAPVSSDTEIARIAPVLDALKADGIPVSLDSYQPATQAYALSRGVAYLNDIRGFPDAAFYPQLAKSSAKLVVMHSVQDGQADRREAPAGDIMDHIAAFFDARIAALTGAGIKRNRLVLDPGMGFFLGAAPETSLSVLARFDELRLRFDLPVLLSVSRKSFLRALTGRGPGDVGAATLAAELAAAAGGADFIRTHEPRPLRDGLAVLAALKETARIR; from the coding sequence ATGAATAAATCGCTCATCATTTTCGGCATCGTCAACATAACCTCGGACAGTTTCTCCGATGGAGGCCGGTATCTGGCGCCAGACGCAGCCATTGCGCAGGCGCGTAAGCTGATGGCCGAGGGGGCAGATGTGATCGACCTCGGTCCGGCATCCAGCAATCCCGACGCCGCGCCTGTTTCGTCCGACACAGAAATCGCGCGTATCGCGCCGGTGCTGGACGCGCTCAAGGCAGATGGCATTCCCGTCTCGCTCGACAGTTATCAACCCGCGACGCAAGCCTATGCCTTGTCGCGTGGTGTGGCCTATCTCAATGATATTCGCGGTTTTCCAGACGCTGCGTTCTATCCGCAATTGGCGAAATCATCTGCCAAACTCGTCGTTATGCATTCGGTGCAAGACGGGCAGGCAGATCGGCGCGAGGCACCCGCTGGCGACATCATGGATCACATTGCGGCGTTCTTTGACGCGCGCATCGCGGCGCTGACGGGTGCCGGTATCAAACGCAACCGCCTTGTCCTTGATCCCGGCATGGGGTTTTTTCTGGGGGCTGCTCCCGAAACCTCGCTCTCGGTGCTGGCGCGGTTCGATGAATTGCGGCTGCGCTTCGATTTGCCGGTGCTTCTGTCTGTTTCGCGCAAATCCTTTCTGCGCGCGCTCACAGGCCGTGGTCCGGGGGATGTCGGGGCCGCGACACTCGCTGCAGAGCTTGCCGCCGCCGCAGGTGGAGCTGACTTCATCCGCACACACGAGCCGCGCCCCTTGCGCGACGGGCTGGCGGTATTGGCGGCGCTGAAAGAAACCGCAAGAATTCGTTAA
- a CDS encoding IS6-like element IS1008 family transposase yields MNPFHGRHFQGEIILWAVRWYCKYGISYRELQEMLAERGVNVDHTTIYRWVQRYAPEMEKRLRWYWRNPTDLHSWHMDETYIKVKGRWTYLYRAVDQRGHTIDFYLSARRNSKSAYCFLGKIFNTVKKWQIPRVINTDKAATYGHALSRLKREGKCPVDIEHRQIKYKNNVIECDHGKLKRIIRATLGFKSMKTAYATIKGIEVMRALRKGQASSFYYGQPQGEVCLINRVFGL; encoded by the coding sequence ATGAATCCCTTCCATGGTCGGCACTTTCAAGGTGAAATCATTCTTTGGGCTGTTCGTTGGTATTGTAAATATGGCATCAGCTATCGTGAACTTCAAGAAATGCTCGCTGAACGGGGTGTGAATGTTGACCACACCACAATTTATCGTTGGGTTCAGCGTTATGCTCCAGAAATGGAAAAACGCTTACGCTGGTATTGGCGTAATCCTACAGATTTACATTCATGGCATATGGATGAGACTTATATCAAAGTGAAGGGGCGATGGACTTACCTGTATCGTGCAGTTGATCAACGTGGTCATACGATTGACTTTTACCTTTCCGCTAGACGGAACAGTAAATCAGCCTATTGTTTTTTAGGAAAAATCTTCAATACGGTGAAAAAATGGCAAATTCCACGGGTCATCAATACAGATAAAGCAGCGACCTATGGCCATGCTTTATCACGGTTAAAGCGAGAAGGAAAATGTCCAGTAGATATTGAGCACAGGCAGATTAAGTATAAAAATAATGTCATTGAATGTGATCATGGTAAGTTAAAGCGGATCATCAGGGCCACATTAGGATTCAAATCTATGAAGACGGCTTATGCCACAATTAAAGGTATTGAAGTCATGCGTGCACTACGTAAAGGACAAGCATCGTCATTTTATTATGGTCAGCCTCAAGGTGAAGTGTGTCTAATCAACAGGGTTTTCGGTCTCTAA
- a CDS encoding LysR family transcriptional regulator produces MRRTNHRNLVNVGILSGRIPLISLVQFIAVAEHLNFRHAAKALGISQSSVSARVKALEDNLGVLLFERHARGVRLTDAGRHFMGHCCK; encoded by the coding sequence ATGCGGCGCACTAACCATCGAAACCTCGTGAATGTCGGTATCCTGTCTGGCAGGATACCGCTCATTTCCCTTGTTCAGTTCATCGCCGTCGCCGAGCATCTGAATTTTCGGCATGCGGCCAAGGCACTTGGTATCAGCCAGTCGAGCGTCAGCGCGCGTGTGAAAGCGCTGGAGGATAACCTTGGTGTCCTGCTATTTGAGCGCCATGCGCGGGGCGTTCGGCTAACAGACGCAGGCAGGCACTTCATGGGGCACTGTTGCAAATAG
- a CDS encoding IS6 family transposase — MNPFHGRHFQGEIILWAVRWYCKYGISYRELQEMLAERGVNVDHTTIYRWVQRYAPEMEKRLRWYWRNPTDRHLWHLDETYVKVNGKWAYLYRAVDQRGHTLDFYLSARRNTHSAYCFLGKILNNVKKWQIPQVINTDKAPTYGRALSRLKREGKCPPDLEHRQIKYKNNVIECDHGKLKRIIRATLGFKSMKTAYATIKGIEVMRALRKGQASSFYYGQPQGEVCLINRVFGL; from the coding sequence ATGAATCCCTTCCACGGTCGGCACTTTCAAGGTGAAATCATTCTTTGGGCTGTTCGTTGGTATTGTAAATATGGCATCAGCTATCGTGAACTTCAGGAAATGCTGGCCGAACGTGGAGTGAATGTTGATCACACCACAATTTATCGCTGGGTTCAGCGTTATGCTCCAGAAATGGAAAAACGTTTACGTTGGTATTGGCGTAATCCTACAGATCGACATTTATGGCATCTGGATGAAACTTACGTAAAAGTGAATGGCAAATGGGCATATCTATACCGTGCAGTTGACCAACGTGGCCATACTCTTGATTTCTATCTTTCTGCTAGACGAAATACCCATTCAGCTTATTGTTTTCTTGGAAAAATTTTAAATAATGTGAAGAAGTGGCAAATTCCACAAGTGATCAACACGGATAAAGCACCCACATATGGACGTGCTTTATCACGGTTAAAACGGGAAGGTAAATGTCCACCAGACCTTGAGCACAGGCAGATTAAGTATAAAAATAACGTGATTGAATGTGATCATGGCAAGCTAAAGCGGATCATCAGGGCCACATTAGGATTCAAATCTATGAAGACGGCTTATGCCACAATTAAAGGTATTGAAGTCATGCGTGCACTACGTAAAGGACAAGCATCGTCATTTTATTATGGTCAGCCTCAGGGTGAAGTGTGTCTAATCAACAGGGTTTTCGGTCTCTAA
- a CDS encoding BrnA antitoxin family protein — translation MSMVRYTREELNENFSNKQDAEVEHLLAKGTVPDDQLDLSDIPEITDWSNAIRHGQFFRPVKQQTSVRLDADVLAWLKAQGKGYQTRMNKILREAMLKDLKNH, via the coding sequence ATGAGCATGGTTAGATATACACGCGAAGAGCTGAATGAAAATTTCAGCAACAAGCAAGATGCTGAAGTTGAACACTTGCTTGCTAAGGGAACGGTTCCTGACGATCAGCTAGATCTATCAGATATTCCTGAAATTACAGACTGGAGTAATGCTATTCGTCATGGGCAATTTTTTCGTCCAGTGAAGCAACAAACGTCAGTTCGTCTTGATGCGGATGTATTAGCATGGTTAAAAGCACAAGGAAAAGGTTATCAAACACGTATGAATAAAATTCTGCGTGAAGCAATGCTAAAAGATTTAAAAAATCATTAA
- a CDS encoding BrnT family toxin, translated as MEQYFEWDEAKNRKNQKKHDISFETASLVFEDPLRISIQDRHTNGEERWQTIGKVKGVLMLLVAHTIFDEDDCEIIRIISARQVTKAERNQYEHG; from the coding sequence ATGGAACAGTATTTCGAATGGGATGAGGCAAAGAATCGAAAGAATCAGAAAAAGCATGATATCTCTTTTGAAACTGCAAGCCTTGTTTTTGAAGATCCTCTACGGATCTCAATCCAAGACAGACATACCAATGGGGAAGAGCGTTGGCAAACCATTGGTAAGGTTAAAGGCGTACTGATGTTATTAGTCGCTCATACCATCTTTGATGAAGATGACTGTGAAATCATACGAATCATTAGTGCAAGACAAGTAACCAAAGCGGAGCGCAATCAATATGAGCATGGTTAG
- a CDS encoding IS1 family transposase (programmed frameshift), whose product MRITLEIKCPTCLSDSIKKNGIKVDGKQNYQCKDCKRQFIGDHALSYLGCNSGITRKILQLMVRGSGIRDIAEVERISIGKVLRTLTESTYQIQPKQSHYESLEVDEFWTFVGNKNNKQWLIYAFHRETGEIVAYVWGKRDLATVQRLKTKLKQLGIHYTRIASDHWDSFITAFKNCKQSIGKFFTVGIEGNNCKIRHRIRRGFRRNRNFSKKIENHFKAFDLTFFYINNGFI is encoded by the exons ATGCGAATAACTCTAGAAATCAAATGTCCAACCTGCCTCAGTGACAGTATAAAGAAAAATGGCATCAAAGTAGATGGGAAACAAAACTATCAGTGTAAAGACTGTAAACGTCAGTTTATTGGCGACCATGCTCTGAGCTATCTAGGATGTAATTCAGGCATTACTCGAAAAATATTACAGTTGATGGTCAGAGGTAGTGGTATACGAGATATCGCTGAAGTTGAGCGAATCAGTATCGGTAAAGTTTTACGTACTTTAACCGAATCGACCTACCAAATTCAGCCTAAACAAAGTCATTATGAGTCTCTTGAAGTTGATGAGTTTTGGACTTTTGTGGGAAATAAGAATAATAAACAATGGCTTATTTACGCCTTCCATCGAGAAACAGGTGAGATTGTTGCTTATGTTTGGGGTAAAAGAGACTTAGCTACAGTTCAACGATTGAAGACAAAGCTTAAACAATTAGGTATTCACTACACCCGAATTGCAAGTGATCATTGGGACAGTTTCATAACTGCTTTTAAAAACTGCAAGCAAAGTATTGGTAAATTTTTTACTGTAGGCATTGAAGGTAATAATTGCAAAATAAGGCATCGAATTAGGCGCGGTTTTAGAAGGAATCGTAATTTTTCAAAAAAGATTGAAAACCATTTTAAAGCTTTCGACTTAACCT TTTTTTACATCAATAATGGCTTCATTTAA
- a CDS encoding ParB/RepB/Spo0J family partition protein, protein MVSNKELLAKRLQQNTQKHQHAQKEHINDVKELRRNVQITDIQASPNQPRKLFNQQDIEDLAASIEEIGLLQPIAVRRINDKYELIAGERRLKAHQFLNKNTIEVIIIDASDEEVALLTLAENLKREDLTDYEIYVGLTSLDEELKKNKQKLAKSLGMNREDMYKYLSFEKLPGELIEDLEKQPSLLARTAATAVKKFLSDHEENHEYAKAALFEAWSKLLNKEVEQTKLASLAEKIFKSRETKEVIQTSIVHKIEYGGKVAGNIKFDHNTLKVSLKIGQFDDQNLQELETFLKRMLEK, encoded by the coding sequence ATGGTAAGTAATAAAGAGCTATTGGCTAAACGTCTTCAGCAAAATACTCAAAAGCATCAACATGCCCAAAAAGAGCATATTAACGATGTCAAAGAGCTAAGACGTAATGTACAAATTACAGATATTCAGGCTAGCCCTAACCAGCCTCGAAAACTCTTTAATCAACAAGATATTGAAGATTTAGCAGCATCAATTGAGGAAATTGGACTATTACAACCAATTGCAGTTCGTAGAATAAATGATAAATATGAGTTGATTGCTGGTGAAAGACGATTGAAAGCCCACCAATTTCTCAATAAGAACACCATTGAAGTAATCATTATTGATGCATCAGATGAAGAAGTTGCTTTATTAACATTAGCTGAAAATTTAAAGCGAGAAGATCTGACAGATTATGAAATATATGTTGGATTAACTTCTTTGGATGAAGAATTAAAAAAAAATAAGCAGAAGTTAGCAAAGTCATTAGGTATGAATCGTGAAGATATGTATAAATATTTATCTTTTGAAAAATTACCTGGAGAGTTGATTGAAGATTTGGAAAAACAACCGTCATTATTAGCAAGGACCGCTGCTACAGCAGTGAAAAAGTTTCTATCAGATCATGAAGAAAACCATGAATATGCTAAAGCAGCATTATTCGAAGCATGGTCAAAATTGCTTAACAAAGAAGTTGAACAGACAAAATTGGCATCACTAGCTGAAAAAATCTTTAAGTCAAGAGAAACCAAAGAAGTTATTCAAACCTCAATTGTACATAAAATTGAATATGGTGGGAAAGTTGCTGGTAATATCAAATTTGACCATAATACATTAAAGGTATCTTTAAAAATCGGACAATTTGATGATCAAAATTTACAAGAATTAGAAACTTTCCTAAAACGAATGTTAGAGAAATAA
- a CDS encoding ParA family protein → MSTKIIAVANHKGGCGKTTTVVHLASELAELGNKVLVIDLDPQANASLHIGLRHPSEVETTSAELLIGDISLLSEALEEETKFKNVSLIYGSLTLGKTEDQLKDDAPRPSEELSNKLEILEGLYDYILIDCPPSLKLLTSNALAASTHVIVPIESGSQYGLYGVTDLINHLSKIRRVNPELELLGALLIKHDERQNVCKLIKDEAFNQVGELLHTTIPMSTKVNQAAILQQPLLSVDKNSKVRKAFETLAQEIVRRVG, encoded by the coding sequence ATGTCAACTAAAATCATTGCTGTAGCTAATCATAAAGGTGGTTGCGGGAAAACAACTACTGTAGTACATCTCGCTTCAGAACTTGCCGAATTAGGAAATAAAGTCTTAGTAATTGATCTAGATCCACAAGCAAATGCAAGTTTACATATAGGATTAAGACACCCTAGCGAAGTTGAAACTACATCAGCTGAATTACTTATTGGTGATATAAGTCTATTATCGGAAGCATTAGAAGAAGAAACAAAATTTAAAAATGTTTCCTTAATATATGGCTCATTAACTCTTGGTAAAACTGAAGATCAATTGAAAGATGATGCACCAAGACCATCCGAGGAACTTTCAAATAAATTGGAAATTCTAGAAGGATTATATGACTACATTCTTATTGATTGTCCTCCGAGCTTAAAATTACTAACCAGCAATGCTTTAGCCGCTTCGACACATGTTATTGTTCCAATTGAATCTGGTTCACAATACGGTCTCTATGGGGTTACTGATTTAATTAATCATTTAAGTAAAATTAGAAGAGTTAACCCTGAATTAGAACTCTTAGGTGCTTTATTAATTAAACATGATGAGCGTCAGAATGTATGTAAATTAATAAAAGATGAAGCATTTAATCAAGTTGGAGAATTATTGCATACCACAATTCCAATGAGCACTAAGGTTAATCAAGCTGCAATTTTGCAACAACCTTTATTATCTGTTGATAAAAACTCAAAAGTTCGAAAAGCTTTTGAAACTTTAGCACAAGAAATTGTTCGGCGTGTCGGATAA